A single window of Nicotiana tomentosiformis chromosome 1, ASM39032v3, whole genome shotgun sequence DNA harbors:
- the LOC138906442 gene encoding uncharacterized protein: MKPPNYHEVRVTHLKKEVKKIDQIIKEHKVQWNKFGCSIMMDKWTVRNGKMIINVLVNSPRENAVQIVTDNASENVSAGRMMEAMYPHIYWTPCAADCINLMFGDIFKENPYASVFTKAVRVYSYISQRPPMLNLMRKFTNERNLVRPVKTRFATAFLTLHSFYLQKKNLRKLVLSNEWKDNRYAKEAVGKETAKVLISPSFWNDVVRALKVGGPLIRVLRMVDGEKKSPMGYLYEAMDRAKETIAASFEGDVRKYEKVFEIIDTRWENQLHRPLHAAGHLVNPGLFYKNTRDETLTSEVWIGYHACLEKLVPNSATIDQIGEEFGRYSQAEGLFVYKRPLESET; this comes from the exons ATGAAGCCTCCTAACTATCATGAAGTTAGAGTAACTCATCTTAAAAAAGAGGTGAAGAAGATAGACCAAATTATTAAGGAGCATAAAGTGCAATGGAACAAGTTTGGATGTtccattatgatggataaatggacAGTACGGAATGGAAAAATGATCATAAATGTGTTGGTGAACTCTCCAAGA GAAAATGCTGTACAAATTGTTACAGATAATGCTAGTGAGAATGTTAGTGCGGGTAGGATGATGGAAGCTATGTATCCACACATTTATTGGACTCCATGTGCTGCCGATTGTATCAACTTGATGTTTGGTGACATATTCAAGGAAAACCCATATGCTTCAG TTTTCACTAAGGCCGTCAGGGTATATTCTTACATCAGTCAGAGGCCGccgatgttgaatttgatgaggaaattcacaaatgaaagaaatttggtgagaccgGTCAAGACTAGATTTGCAACGgctttcttaactttgcatagtTTTTACTTGCAAAAGAAAAACTTGAGAAAGCTAGTTCTTTCAAATGAATGGAAAGATAATAGATATGCAAAGGAAGCTGTGGGGAAAGAAACTGCCAAAGTTCTTATTTCTCCATCATTCTGGAATGACGTCGTTCGAGCTCTTAAAGTTGGTGGTCCTTTGATTAGGGTGCTTCGTATGGTGGATGGGGAGAAAAAATCACCAATGGGCTATCTTTATGAAGCTATGGATAGAGCCAAAGAGACTATTGCAGCGTCATTTGAGGGAGATGTTAGGAAATATGAGAAAGTTTTTGAGATAATTGATACCAGGTGGGAGAATCAACTCCATCGACCTTTGCATGCAGCAGGCCATCTTGTGAACCCGGGATTATTTTACAAGAACACTAGAGATGAAACTTTGACTTCAGAGGTGTGGATTGGATACCATGCATGTCTTGAGAAGTTGGTCCCTAATTCAGCGACGATAGATCAAATAGGGGAGGAGTTTGGTAGGTACTCACAAGCAGAGGGCCTATTTGTTTACAAGCGGCCATTAGAGTCAGAGACATAA
- the LOC104100058 gene encoding F-box/kelch-repeat protein SKIP4: MQSCSNPKGTKTNMEGFYSESENFVQTENTLDNDQSVEVENSGPGRNSESDPEVSPLIPGLPDDIALFCLARVPRRYHALLKCVSRKWRDLVCGEEWYSYRKKHHLQESWIYALGRDKSEQLCCYVLDPARLKRGWKPILGLPHRCIRRKGVGFEVLGKKLFLFGGCGWIEDATNEVYCYDAAMNKWNQAASLVVPRCYCVSEVFDGKIFAIGGIGPNSSNVPSWETYNPETLNWTLRENSNIFPDIEDSIVLDGKIYICGVSSPLTPAVPAFFFEPSSTTWQPAAFDLASGWHGPAVVVDGMLYVLDQSSGTRLMMWQKDIRQWVAVGRLSPLLTKPPCRLVAVGNNIFIIGKGLSTVVFNVENARNMDGVLMSTSIPKSISDDDVISCKAITI; encoded by the exons ATGCAGTCATGCAGTAATCCAAAG GGCACAAAAACAAACATGGAAGGATTTTATTCTGAGTCGGAGAATTTTGTTCAGACAGAAAATACGCTGGATAATGACCAGTCGGTGGAGGTTGAGAACAGTGGGCCGGGGAGAAATAGTGAATCGGATCCAGAGGTATCACCATTAATTCCTGGGCTTCCTGATGACATTGCGCTTTTCTGCTTGGCAAGGGTTCCTAGAAGGTATCATGCGCTTCTCAAGTGTGTGTCAAGAAAATGGAGAGACTTGGTTTGTGGTGAAGAGTGGTACTCCTACAGAAAGAAACATCATCTCCAGGAGAGTTGGATATATGCCTTAGGTAGAGACAAGTCTGAACAGCTGTGCTGTTATGTATTGGACCCGGCTCGCTTAAAAAGGGGATGGAAGCCCATTCTAGGACTTCCGCATCGCTGCATAAGGAGAAAAGGTGTGGGATTTGAAGTGTTAGGGAAGAAACTATTCCTATTCGGTGGATGTGGCTGGATCGAAGATGCTACAAATGAAGTCTATTGCTATGATGCTGCCATGAATAAGTGGAATCAAGCTGCTTCCTTGGTGGTTCCAAG GTGCTACTGTGTGTCTGAAGTGTTCGATGGAAAAATCTTTGCAATTGGGGGCATAGGGCCTAATTCCAGTAATGTACCTTCCTGGGAGACTTATAACCCGGAAACACTGAATTGGACTTTGCGTGAAAATTCCAACATTTTTCCTGATATTGAAGATTCCATAGTCTTGGATGGGAAAATTTACATTTGCGGTGTTTCTTCACCTCTAACACCTGCAGTGCCTGCATTTTTCTTTGAACCATCCAGCACCACGTGGCAGCCGGCAGCTTTTGACTTAGCATCAGGTTGGCATGGTCCAGCAGTCGTTGTAGATGGAATGCTTTATGTGCTAGATCAGTCTTCAGGTACCAGGTTGATGATGTGGCAAAAGGATATAAGGCAGTGGGTGGCAGTGGGGAGATTGTCACCCCTATTGACAAAGCCTCCCTGTCGGCTGGTGGCCGTTGGGAATAACATATTTATTATTGGAAAGGGGCTTAGCACTGTGGTATTTAATGTTGAAAATGCAAGGAACATGGATGGGGTTTTGATGAGCACTTCCATTCCCAAGTCAATATCTGATGATGATGTAATAAGTTGTAAAGCAATCACAATCTAA
- the LOC104100059 gene encoding uncharacterized protein isoform X1 — MRSSKFILKFSNSTNPRSRMLGQAQQQTVEQNDDVPELEEAGILEEEAGILEEEVGLLEEEVKQKAERIAEYRGIILGQLKTDISSIFAAQRPVLGTRFGDGSESQSGDPCSSDVGGPTESGNIAMLAGEEQKEAEKVQLLKKKNLESASAIPVVLNRMKECMARIDKLQSCNGVIHPAFKRKRTSLQAPAKSAWYGIDYFA; from the exons ATGCGGTCCtcaaaattcattttaaaattttcaaactcGACCAATCCCCGCTCTAGAATGTTGGGTCAAGCTCAGCAGCAAACTGTAGAGCAAAACGATGACGTACCAGAGCTGGAAGAAGCAGGAATACTGGAGGAAGAAGCAGGAATACTGGAGGAAGAAGTAGGATTACTGGAGGAAGAAGTTAAGCAAAAGGCTGAGAGAATAGCGGAGTACAGGGGCATAATTCTTGGTCAGCTTAAAACTGATATCTCTTCCATTTTTGCTGCTCAAAGACCCGTTTTGGGGACCCGTTTTGGCGACGGATCCGAATCTCAATCCGGTGATCCATGCAGCTCCG ATGTTGGAGGACCAACTGAATCTGGTAATATTGCCATGTTAGCTGGAGAGGAGCAGAAAGAAGCTGAGAAAGTACAGCTCCTTAAAAAGAAGAATTTGGAGAGTGCTTCTGCTATACCTGTTGTATTGAATAGGATGAAGGAATGTATGGCAAGGATTGATAAACTACAATCATGCAACGGAGTCATACATCCTGCCTTTAAAAGGAAAAGGACTAGCTTACAAGCCCCTGCTAAATCTGCTTGGTATGGTATTGACTATTTCGCTTAG
- the LOC104100059 gene encoding uncharacterized protein isoform X2, with the protein MRSSKFILKFSNSTNPRSRMLGQAQQQTVEQNDDVPELEEAGILEEEAGILEEEVGLLEEEVKQKAERIAEYRGIILGQLKTDISSIFAAQRPVLGTRFGDGSESQSGDPCSSDVGGPTESGNIAMLAGEEQKEAEKVQLLKKKNLESASAIPVVLNRMKECMARIDKLQSCNGVIHPAFKRKRTSLQAPAKSACLRLRHS; encoded by the exons ATGCGGTCCtcaaaattcattttaaaattttcaaactcGACCAATCCCCGCTCTAGAATGTTGGGTCAAGCTCAGCAGCAAACTGTAGAGCAAAACGATGACGTACCAGAGCTGGAAGAAGCAGGAATACTGGAGGAAGAAGCAGGAATACTGGAGGAAGAAGTAGGATTACTGGAGGAAGAAGTTAAGCAAAAGGCTGAGAGAATAGCGGAGTACAGGGGCATAATTCTTGGTCAGCTTAAAACTGATATCTCTTCCATTTTTGCTGCTCAAAGACCCGTTTTGGGGACCCGTTTTGGCGACGGATCCGAATCTCAATCCGGTGATCCATGCAGCTCCG ATGTTGGAGGACCAACTGAATCTGGTAATATTGCCATGTTAGCTGGAGAGGAGCAGAAAGAAGCTGAGAAAGTACAGCTCCTTAAAAAGAAGAATTTGGAGAGTGCTTCTGCTATACCTGTTGTATTGAATAGGATGAAGGAATGTATGGCAAGGATTGATAAACTACAATCATGCAACGGAGTCATACATCCTGCCTTTAAAAGGAAAAGGACTAGCTTACAAGCCCCTGCTAAATCTGCTTG TTTGAGATTAAggcatagttga